The following coding sequences are from one Pseudonocardia sp. EC080619-01 window:
- a CDS encoding LLM class flavin-dependent oxidoreductase, giving the protein MSLPLPLSILDLATVSRDETVAQALEASTTLAQRAEDWGFRRIWYAEHHNMGSIASAATSVLIAHVAARTERITLGSGGVMLPNHSPLQVAEQFGTLAELHPGRIELGLGRAPGTDQETVRALRRDPSASERFPSDVRELQAFLAQDSLVPNVHAYPGRGTRVPLSILGSSLYGAQVAALLGLPYGFASHFAPDALEQAVALYRKEFRPSEQLSEPRVLAGVNVIAADSAEEAEAQFREAQRQRVRLFTGRRGRSLTDAETDAVLDSPAGEQIRSMTRYSAVGTPDTVARYLEEFTTRADADELIVAGLAPQRESWWRSWELLATKVQGAAA; this is encoded by the coding sequence GTGTCCCTGCCACTGCCGTTGTCGATCCTCGATCTGGCCACCGTCTCCCGGGACGAGACCGTCGCCCAGGCCCTGGAGGCCAGCACGACGCTGGCGCAGCGCGCGGAGGACTGGGGCTTCCGGCGGATCTGGTACGCCGAGCACCACAACATGGGCAGCATCGCGTCGGCCGCGACCAGCGTGCTCATCGCGCACGTCGCCGCACGCACCGAGCGGATCACCCTCGGCTCGGGCGGCGTGATGCTGCCCAACCACTCGCCGCTGCAGGTCGCCGAGCAGTTCGGCACCCTCGCCGAACTGCACCCCGGCCGGATCGAGCTGGGCCTGGGCCGCGCGCCCGGCACCGACCAGGAGACGGTGCGCGCCCTGCGGCGCGACCCGAGCGCGTCCGAGCGCTTCCCGTCCGACGTCCGGGAGCTGCAGGCCTTCCTCGCACAGGACAGCCTCGTCCCGAACGTCCACGCCTACCCCGGCCGCGGCACCCGCGTACCGCTGTCGATCCTCGGGTCCTCGCTCTACGGGGCTCAGGTCGCCGCGCTGCTCGGGCTGCCCTACGGGTTCGCCTCACACTTCGCGCCGGACGCGCTGGAGCAGGCCGTCGCCCTGTACCGCAAGGAGTTCCGTCCGTCCGAGCAGCTCTCCGAGCCCCGCGTGCTGGCCGGGGTGAACGTCATCGCCGCCGACTCGGCCGAGGAGGCGGAGGCACAGTTCCGGGAGGCCCAGCGCCAGCGGGTGCGCCTGTTCACCGGCCGCCGCGGCCGTTCGCTGACCGACGCCGAGACCGATGCCGTGCTCGACAGCCCCGCTGGTGAGCAGATCCGGTCGATGACCCGCTACAGCGCCGTCGGCACGCCCGACACCGTCGCCCGGTACCTCGAGGAGTTCACCACCCGCGCCGACGCCGACGAGCTGATCGTCGCGGGGCTCGCGCCCCAGCGCGAGAGCTGGTGGCGCAGCTGGGAGCTGCTCGCCACGAAGGTCCAGGGCGCCGCCGCCTGA
- a CDS encoding nucleobase:cation symporter-2 family protein, which yields MRRLRLPRPRPSGEVHPVDEVLPTGTLLLYGLQHVMTMYAGLVAVPLIVGQALGLPFADISYLLAATLLVAGLATLLQTIGIWRIGARLPLVQGVSFASVASMIAIGTGAGGGRAGLTLIFGATLVAGVAGFLLAPLFHRLIRLFPPVVTGTVITVIGVSLLPVAVRWASGASEGEPGDPAAIGLAGFTLLVIVLIYRFLPGFLARIAILLSLVAGTALAAVLGMADFSRVGEAAWFAVSTPFHFGTPQFSVAAIISMTVVMLVIMTETTADLLAVGEIVDRRADGRRVVAGLRADTLSTAVSGGLLNSFPASAFAQNVGLVAITGIRSRFVVAAGGAILMVLGLFPKLGAVIASVPQPVLGGAGLALFATVAASGIRSLAKVDFDGHANLVIVAVALGLGVLPIAAPDFYEGFPEWFRTVFDSGISAAAVAAVLLNVLFHGARDRETSPVAEAPAPVVDQG from the coding sequence GTGCGACGGCTGCGGCTGCCGCGCCCCCGCCCGTCCGGTGAGGTGCACCCCGTCGACGAGGTGCTGCCCACCGGGACGCTGCTGCTCTACGGCCTGCAGCACGTCATGACGATGTACGCGGGCCTGGTCGCGGTCCCGCTGATCGTCGGCCAGGCACTCGGCCTGCCCTTCGCCGACATCTCCTACCTGCTCGCCGCGACCCTCCTCGTCGCCGGGCTGGCGACGCTCCTGCAGACGATCGGGATCTGGCGGATCGGCGCGCGGCTGCCGCTGGTGCAGGGCGTGTCGTTCGCCTCCGTCGCCTCGATGATCGCCATCGGCACCGGGGCCGGCGGCGGCCGGGCGGGGCTCACCCTGATCTTCGGCGCGACGCTCGTCGCCGGCGTCGCCGGCTTCCTGCTCGCGCCGCTGTTCCACCGTCTGATCCGGCTGTTCCCACCGGTCGTGACCGGGACGGTGATCACCGTCATCGGTGTCTCGCTGCTGCCGGTCGCGGTCCGCTGGGCGTCGGGGGCGTCCGAGGGCGAGCCGGGTGACCCGGCCGCGATCGGGCTCGCCGGGTTCACCCTGCTCGTGATCGTGCTGATCTACCGGTTCCTGCCCGGGTTCCTGGCCCGGATCGCGATCCTGCTGTCGCTGGTCGCCGGCACCGCGCTGGCCGCGGTCCTCGGGATGGCCGACTTCTCCCGCGTCGGGGAGGCGGCGTGGTTCGCGGTGTCGACGCCGTTCCACTTCGGGACGCCGCAGTTCTCCGTCGCCGCGATCATCTCGATGACCGTGGTGATGCTGGTGATCATGACGGAGACGACGGCCGACCTGCTCGCCGTCGGCGAGATCGTCGACCGCAGGGCGGACGGCCGGCGGGTCGTCGCCGGCCTGCGGGCCGACACGCTGTCCACCGCCGTCTCCGGTGGCCTGCTCAACAGCTTCCCGGCGTCGGCGTTCGCGCAGAACGTCGGCCTGGTCGCGATCACCGGGATCCGCAGCCGGTTCGTCGTCGCGGCGGGCGGCGCGATCCTGATGGTGCTCGGCCTGTTCCCGAAGCTCGGCGCCGTGATCGCCTCGGTGCCGCAGCCCGTGCTCGGCGGCGCGGGTCTCGCGCTGTTCGCCACCGTCGCCGCGTCCGGGATCCGGTCGCTGGCGAAGGTCGACTTCGACGGGCACGCGAACCTCGTGATCGTCGCGGTCGCGCTGGGACTGGGCGTGCTGCCGATCGCGGCACCCGACTTCTACGAGGGCTTCCCGGAGTGGTTCCGGACGGTCTTCGACTCCGGGATCAGCGCGGCCGCCGTCGCCGCGGTGCTGCTGAACGTGCTGTTCCACGGGGCGCGCGACCGGGAGACCAGCCCGGTCGCGGAGGCACCGGCACCGGTCGTCGACCAGGGCTGA
- a CDS encoding GntR family transcriptional regulator, translating to MSRIPRYQVIYEDLSSQISSGALAPDVQLPSEADLAQRYGVSRMTVRQAVRQLQDEHLLVRRRGSGTFVTRPSAQRRRLNRLGSFAQEMGTDETRVRTELRARETTVASEEAREHLGLPAGRETIRIERLRLIDDRPAALQVSWLPYALVPLLARVELTGGSLYRTIREHYGLRLSWADMEVSATAATAEQARVLAVRRGGPLIASVRITHDESSTAVEYARSWTRPEFPLSIRLEG from the coding sequence GTGAGCCGGATCCCGCGCTACCAGGTCATCTACGAGGACCTGTCGTCGCAGATCTCCTCCGGGGCGCTGGCGCCCGACGTCCAGCTCCCGAGCGAGGCCGACCTCGCGCAGCGCTACGGCGTGAGCCGGATGACCGTCCGCCAGGCGGTCCGCCAGCTGCAGGACGAACACCTGCTCGTCCGGCGGCGGGGGTCCGGCACGTTCGTGACCCGTCCGAGCGCGCAGCGGCGCCGGCTGAACCGGCTCGGTTCCTTCGCCCAGGAGATGGGCACCGACGAGACCCGGGTCCGCACGGAGCTGCGGGCACGGGAGACGACCGTCGCGTCCGAGGAGGCCCGGGAGCACCTCGGGCTCCCGGCGGGCCGGGAGACGATCCGTATCGAGCGGCTCCGCCTGATCGACGACCGGCCGGCCGCACTGCAGGTCAGCTGGCTGCCCTACGCGCTGGTGCCGCTGCTGGCGCGGGTCGAGCTCACCGGCGGGTCGCTCTACCGGACCATCCGTGAGCACTACGGCCTGCGGCTCAGCTGGGCGGACATGGAGGTCTCGGCGACCGCGGCCACGGCGGAACAGGCGCGGGTGCTCGCGGTCCGCCGCGGCGGACCGCTGATCGCGTCGGTGCGCATCACCCACGACGAGTCGTCGACGGCGGTGGAGTACGCCCGGAGCTGGACGCGTCCGGAGTTCCCGCTCTCCATCCGTCTGGAGGGGTGA